One Helianthus annuus cultivar XRQ/B chromosome 7, HanXRQr2.0-SUNRISE, whole genome shotgun sequence genomic region harbors:
- the LOC110867012 gene encoding uncharacterized protein LOC110867012, whose amino-acid sequence MGLLSAIVVSFGVDKQIWNLDNSGLFSVSSIKRFLSTADRVLPSRVFSWNSWIPKKVGLVAWKAEKDRLPTREALSRRQIDIADATCVFCGDYVESSEHLFVACQFSQTVWQNVALWCNIPPIVAFELKDLLDLHDFSPGSRKRKKAIQVIIQIVIWCIWKTRNEVIFNSIQPNVVKVLEEVKSLGYLWVKNRSRETSLSWEVWSRFSAFN is encoded by the coding sequence ATGGGCCTGCTAAGCGCTATTGTTGTTTCATTTGGAGTAGACAAACAGATATGGAACCTGGATAATTCAGGTTTATTTTCAGTTTCAAGCATAAAAAGATTTCTAAGCACTGCCGATAGAGTTCTACCAAGCAGGGTTTTCTCGTGGAATAGTTGGATACCGAAAAAGGTGGGCTTGGTGGCGTGGAAAGCAGAAAAGGATCGACTCCCAACCCGAGAAGCCTTGAGTAGGAGACAAATCGATATCGCAGATGCGACATGTGTTTTTTGCGGAGATTATGTGGAATCAAGTGAACACCTTTTTGTTGCTTGTCAGTTCAGTCAAACAGTATGGCAGAATGTCGCTTTATGGTGCAATATTCCTCCAATTGTGGCGTTCGAACTCAAGGATTTGTTAGATCTTCATGACTTCAGTCCGGGATCACGGAAAAGAAAGAAGGCAATACAAGTAATTATTCAGATAGTTATCTGGTGTATTTGGAAGACACGTAATGAGGTAATCTTTAACAGCATTCAACCTAATGTCGTTAAAGTCTTGGAAGAAGTTAAGTCGCTTGGCTATCTTTGGGTTAAAAATAGATCCAGGGAGACGAGCCTGTCGTGGGAAGTTTGGAGCAGATTTTCGGCGTTTAATTAG
- the LOC110868768 gene encoding uncharacterized protein LOC110868768, with protein sequence MEPTVVKLKPIEATPETFKDFGQVVQASPDGDQFGPHDAQLDLSQGTPRFYIMHLQDRALKFSKITHHASVTQCLGSISGDVWYLGVAKSSIVDPNADEKKGENVLQSNRGHLFKPPAVDSVRVFKISGPKFLKLNRGTWHAGPLFKPDSMDFYNLELSNTNVVDHTSHDFEKENATVFVIDE encoded by the exons ATGGAACCAACGGTGGTGAAACTGAAGCCGATCGAAGCAACACCGGAGACCTTCAAAGACTTCGGTCAAGTGGTTCAGGCGTCGCCGGACGGCGACCAGTTCGGCCCTCACGATGCACAACTCGATCTCTCCCAAGGCACTCCtag GTTTTATATCATGCATCTTCAAGATCGCGCTCTCAAGTTCTCCAAAATAACACATCACGCAAGTGTGACCCAATGCCTCGGTTCAATTAGCGGGGATGTTTGGTACCTTGGAGTCGCAAAGTCATCGATAGTTGATCCAAATGCGGATGAAAAAAAGGGTGAAAATGTTTTGCAATCGAACAGGGGTCACTTGTTCAAGCCTCCTGCAGTTGACAGTGTTCGCGTGTTCAAAATTTCTGGTCCGAAGTTTTTGAAGCTGAACCGTGGGACTTGGCATGCTGGCCCGTTGTTTAAGCCGGACTCAATGGATTTCTACAATCTTGAACTCAGCAATACTAAT GTGGTTGATCATACATCTCATGATTTTGAAAAGGAAAACGCGACTGTGTTTGTGATTGATGAGTAG
- the LOC110867383 gene encoding low temperature-induced protein lt101.2 — translation MGAETFVEIILAIILPPIGVFLRYGCGIEFWICLLLTFLGYVPGIIYAIYVLVV, via the exons atggGTGCTGAAACATTCGTGGAAATCATTCTTGCAATCATCTTGCCTCCTATTGGCGTCTTTCTTCGATATGGTTGTGGT ATCGAGTTTTGGATATGCTTATTGCTGACATTTTTGGGGTACGTTCCGGGGATTATATACGCAATTTATGTTTTGGTTGTGTAG